From Myxococcales bacterium, a single genomic window includes:
- a CDS encoding CBS domain-containing protein: MSQRRIPALKDVMTPFPHFIEVGEDTRAARELMQKHGIRHLPIKKDSELVGVVTERDLKIAAVVSTAAGVEQEIALRELCDTEPYVVELHVRMDEVVREMARRRVDSAMVVRDGRLAGIVTATDVCRAYAELLLALDPPADEPA; the protein is encoded by the coding sequence ATGTCGCAGCGACGCATCCCGGCGCTGAAGGACGTCATGACGCCCTTCCCGCATTTCATCGAGGTCGGCGAGGACACGCGCGCCGCGCGTGAGCTGATGCAAAAACATGGCATCCGGCACCTCCCCATCAAGAAGGACAGTGAGCTCGTGGGGGTCGTCACCGAGCGAGATCTGAAGATCGCCGCCGTCGTTTCCACGGCCGCCGGCGTCGAACAGGAGATCGCACTCCGCGAGCTGTGTGACACCGAGCCCTACGTCGTCGAGCTGCACGTGAGGATGGACGAGGTCGTGCGGGAGATGGCGCGCCGTCGCGTGGACTCCGCCATGGTAGTGCGGGACGGCCGCCTGGCGGGCATCGTGACCGCCACCGACGTGTGTCGTGCGTACGCTGAGCTGCTCTTGGCGCTCGATCCCCCGGCGGACGAACCGGCCTGA
- a CDS encoding PD40 domain-containing protein has product MDLIDFDKGTTIKLGSSKFEDIAGSISPDGKTAAWIDTRDPGQNGAVTTYLDPSGGEVYIRDLVSGNDTRHVGL; this is encoded by the coding sequence GTGGATCTGATCGACTTCGACAAGGGCACGACCATCAAGCTCGGCAGCAGCAAGTTCGAGGATATCGCCGGGAGCATTTCGCCGGATGGCAAGACCGCAGCCTGGATCGATACGCGCGATCCGGGCCAAAATGGAGCGGTTACGACGTATCTCGACCCCAGCGGTGGAGAGGTTTACATAAGAGACCTCGTGTCGGGGAACGACACGCGTCACGTGGGACTCTAA
- a CDS encoding ABC-F family ATP-binding cassette domain-containing protein: MPVLNAQRLAKSFGERALFQEATLTITSGERVGLVGRNGTGKSTLARVLAGLEPVDSGEISLRRGAEVRYLAQTPTFDAEATARQLVTEGLAAWARAKTRYDALGELIASDPRPELLEEHAELAHEIEHGGGWQRDHEVEAMLGHVGIVRKDGSIGSMSGGEKRRVALAQILIARPSLAILDEPTNHLDVETIDWLERYLLDEYPGAVLLVTHDRYLLDRVCTRTLELDRGTLSSYDGGYEAYLEAKATRMAHEERTHQNRQNFLRKELEWLARQPKARSTKQKARIDRAEAAKAVKAPVADETVLLTIEAARSGKTVLELEHLDLQVAGRKLISDLTLYLPQGERVGIIGVNGSGKTTLLRAIAGELEPSAGRLTVGQNTRISYFDQDRSGLELDKSIFDNIGDQGRFEIDGQVLDTRGYLERFLFDSHEQRKKVGALSGGERARVALAKVLRTATNLVLLDEPTNDLDVATLSALEEMLLAFDGAALVVTHDRWFLDRVATSLLVFEGDGRVVRHPGNYETYRRLRAQTKLAEPAAAVTPDKPKAATSPSVPPAKQKGLSYAERLELEKLPERIEAAGVLVKELEAKVSDPAFFRTETAQVKDTLAELEAAKRDEGNLLGRWEELETRAGG; encoded by the coding sequence GTGCCCGTTCTGAACGCCCAACGCCTCGCGAAGTCCTTCGGGGAGCGCGCCTTGTTTCAAGAAGCGACCCTGACCATCACGTCTGGGGAGCGAGTGGGCCTCGTGGGTCGAAACGGCACCGGCAAGAGCACCCTCGCCCGGGTCCTCGCGGGGCTCGAGCCCGTGGATTCGGGCGAGATCTCCCTGCGTCGCGGCGCGGAGGTTCGGTATCTCGCTCAGACTCCCACTTTCGATGCCGAGGCCACGGCGCGTCAGCTCGTGACCGAAGGCCTGGCCGCCTGGGCGCGCGCCAAGACCCGCTACGACGCGCTTGGCGAGCTGATCGCCAGCGACCCGCGCCCGGAGCTCCTGGAGGAGCACGCCGAGCTCGCACACGAGATCGAGCACGGCGGAGGCTGGCAGCGCGACCACGAGGTGGAGGCGATGCTCGGGCACGTCGGCATCGTACGCAAAGACGGCAGCATCGGCAGCATGAGCGGCGGGGAAAAACGCCGCGTCGCTCTGGCGCAAATCCTGATCGCGCGCCCATCGCTCGCCATCCTCGACGAACCGACCAACCATCTGGACGTCGAGACCATCGACTGGCTCGAGCGGTACTTGCTCGACGAGTATCCGGGTGCGGTGCTGCTGGTGACTCATGACCGTTACCTCCTCGATCGTGTGTGCACGCGGACCCTCGAGCTCGATCGCGGCACACTCTCGAGCTACGACGGCGGCTACGAGGCCTACCTCGAGGCCAAAGCCACCCGCATGGCTCACGAGGAGCGCACCCACCAGAACCGCCAGAATTTCCTGCGCAAGGAGCTCGAATGGTTGGCCCGACAGCCCAAGGCGCGCTCGACCAAACAAAAGGCGCGCATCGACCGGGCCGAGGCCGCCAAGGCGGTGAAGGCGCCGGTCGCGGACGAGACCGTTCTGTTGACCATCGAAGCGGCGCGCTCGGGCAAGACCGTGCTGGAGCTCGAGCACCTGGACCTGCAGGTCGCCGGTCGAAAGCTGATCTCCGATCTCACGCTGTATCTGCCGCAGGGTGAGCGCGTCGGCATCATCGGCGTCAACGGCAGCGGCAAGACCACGCTGCTGCGCGCCATCGCAGGTGAGCTCGAACCGAGCGCAGGACGCCTCACGGTCGGCCAGAACACCCGGATTTCGTACTTCGATCAGGATCGCTCGGGGCTCGAACTGGACAAGAGCATCTTCGACAACATCGGCGATCAAGGGCGCTTCGAGATTGACGGGCAGGTGCTCGACACGCGCGGCTATCTGGAGCGGTTCTTGTTCGACTCCCACGAGCAGCGGAAAAAGGTCGGCGCCCTCTCGGGCGGCGAGCGCGCGCGGGTGGCGCTGGCCAAGGTGCTGCGCACTGCCACCAACCTGGTCCTGCTGGACGAGCCGACCAACGACCTGGACGTGGCGACCCTGAGCGCCCTGGAAGAAATGCTGCTGGCCTTCGACGGCGCGGCGCTGGTGGTGACCCACGACCGCTGGTTTCTCGATCGTGTGGCGACGTCGCTCCTTGTGTTCGAAGGCGATGGCCGCGTCGTCCGTCACCCCGGCAACTACGAGACCTACCGCCGGCTGCGAGCCCAGACCAAGCTCGCCGAGCCAGCGGCGGCGGTCACACCCGACAAACCCAAGGCCGCAACGAGCCCGAGCGTGCCTCCCGCAAAACAAAAGGGACTGAGCTACGCCGAACGGCTCGAGCTGGAGAAGCTCCCCGAGCGCATCGAGGCGGCCGGGGTTCTCGTCAAAGAGCTCGAGGCCAAGGTGTCGGACCCGGCGTTCTTCCGCACCGAGACCGCGCAGGTGAAAGACACCTTGGCAGAGCTGGAGGCGGCGAAGCGCGACGAGGGCAACCTGCTCGGACGCTGGGAAGAGCTCGAGACCCGCGCCGGCGGTTGA
- a CDS encoding tetratricopeptide repeat protein: MRGDFARAVELYTESLALCPTAEAYTFRGWAYAFQDRLDEAIEECKRAIAVDPTFGNPYNDIGSYLSRLGQLDEAIEWLEKAKQAPRYEPRHFPYMNLGRIYAQKGMLRQAITEIEAALELQPGEPTCEALLSQFRGALN, translated from the coding sequence ATGCGCGGTGACTTCGCCCGAGCCGTCGAGCTCTACACGGAATCGCTGGCGCTCTGCCCGACCGCCGAGGCGTACACGTTCCGCGGCTGGGCCTATGCATTCCAAGATCGCCTCGACGAGGCCATCGAGGAGTGCAAACGCGCGATCGCCGTCGACCCGACGTTTGGCAATCCGTACAACGACATCGGGTCGTACCTGTCGCGCCTCGGTCAGCTCGACGAAGCCATCGAGTGGCTGGAGAAAGCCAAACAGGCGCCGCGCTACGAGCCCCGACATTTCCCGTACATGAATCTGGGCCGCATCTACGCGCAGAAGGGCATGCTGAGGCAGGCCATCACCGAGATCGAGGCCGCGCTCGAGTTGCAGCCGGGTGAACCCACTTGCGAAGCGTTGCTCAGTCAGTTTCGCGGTGCGTTAAACTGA
- the grxD gene encoding Grx4 family monothiol glutaredoxin: MALSETTRQQISDLVSTHHVLLFMKGTRGAPQCGFSAQVVQMLDDLVPSYETVNVLESPELREGIKEYSQWPTIPQLFVAGELVGGCDIVRELHAAGELPKLLGVDDSAPPQPSITLSEGAERAFRGVLGDAGDDVLRLKISADFRNDLFFGPREPGDIEVVSRGLTLHLDRATARRADGLQIDFIEQTTGGGFKLENPNAPAGVKQIEPQALAALLAEKKVLLFDVRPERERALASIPGDRALDDEGQAFLMQLDKSAAVAFYCHHGIRSRAVAEQLLAAGFSNVLNLAGGVDAWSQTVDPKLPRY, translated from the coding sequence ATGGCCCTCAGCGAAACCACACGCCAGCAGATCTCCGACTTGGTGAGCACCCACCACGTCCTGTTATTCATGAAGGGAACGCGCGGCGCTCCCCAGTGTGGGTTCTCAGCCCAGGTCGTGCAGATGCTCGACGACCTCGTGCCCAGCTACGAGACCGTGAACGTGCTCGAGTCGCCGGAGCTCCGAGAGGGCATCAAGGAGTATTCCCAATGGCCGACCATTCCTCAGCTGTTCGTGGCGGGTGAGCTGGTGGGCGGGTGCGACATCGTGCGCGAGCTACACGCGGCGGGTGAGCTGCCGAAGCTGCTCGGCGTCGACGACAGCGCGCCGCCCCAGCCGAGCATCACGCTGAGTGAGGGCGCCGAGCGTGCGTTTCGCGGCGTTCTCGGCGACGCCGGCGACGACGTCCTGAGGCTGAAGATCAGCGCCGACTTTCGCAACGACCTCTTTTTCGGACCGCGCGAGCCCGGCGACATCGAGGTGGTCTCACGGGGGCTCACACTCCACCTCGACCGCGCGACTGCGCGACGAGCCGACGGACTCCAGATCGACTTCATCGAACAAACAACCGGCGGGGGGTTCAAGCTGGAGAACCCCAACGCGCCAGCGGGGGTGAAGCAGATCGAACCGCAAGCGCTCGCAGCCCTGCTGGCGGAGAAGAAGGTGCTGCTGTTCGACGTGAGGCCGGAGCGTGAACGCGCCCTCGCGAGCATTCCAGGGGACCGAGCGCTCGACGACGAGGGGCAGGCTTTCCTGATGCAGCTCGACAAGAGCGCAGCCGTCGCTTTCTACTGTCACCACGGCATCCGCAGCCGGGCGGTCGCGGAGCAGTTGCTCGCTGCCGGATTCTCGAATGTGCTCAACCTGGCGGGAGGCGTCGACGCCTGGTCCCAGACCGTCGATCCCAAACTGCCGCGCTACTGA
- a CDS encoding exopolyphosphatase: MSTEKYRLVTRSDFDGLVCAVLLKELDMIDDILFVHPKDMQDGKVEVSARDISTNLPYVEGVHLVFDHHHSEILRVGKRDNHICDPKAASAARVVYDYFGGKAKLPNVGDDIMAAVDQGDSAQYSEAEILHPEGWALLNFLMDARTGLGRFRDFRISNYQLMMALIDACRTQTIEQILELPDVKERIDLYREHEEKFKAQLQRCSTVHDNLVVLDLRDEDPIYAGNRFMIYALYPKTNISIHVLWGKQKQNTVFAVGKSILDRGSRTDIGELMLTFGGGGHVAAGTCQVENDKAAAVLDELIELINQDG, translated from the coding sequence ATGAGCACCGAGAAGTACCGTCTGGTCACCCGCAGCGATTTCGACGGCCTGGTCTGCGCCGTCTTGCTGAAGGAGCTCGACATGATCGACGACATCCTGTTCGTCCACCCGAAGGACATGCAGGACGGCAAGGTCGAGGTCAGCGCTCGGGACATCTCGACCAACCTGCCGTACGTCGAGGGAGTGCACCTCGTCTTCGACCACCACCACAGCGAGATCCTGCGGGTGGGCAAGCGCGACAATCACATCTGCGACCCGAAGGCGGCGTCGGCGGCGCGTGTGGTCTACGACTACTTCGGGGGCAAGGCGAAGCTGCCGAATGTCGGCGACGACATCATGGCGGCGGTCGACCAGGGCGACTCGGCTCAGTACAGCGAAGCGGAGATCTTGCACCCGGAGGGCTGGGCGCTCTTGAACTTCCTGATGGATGCCCGGACGGGACTCGGCCGCTTTCGAGACTTTCGCATCTCGAACTACCAGCTGATGATGGCGCTGATCGACGCCTGCCGGACCCAGACCATCGAGCAGATCCTCGAGCTGCCCGACGTCAAGGAGCGCATCGACCTCTACCGGGAGCACGAGGAGAAGTTCAAGGCGCAGCTCCAGCGTTGCTCGACCGTGCATGACAACCTGGTCGTGCTCGATCTGCGGGATGAAGATCCCATCTACGCCGGTAACCGCTTCATGATCTATGCGCTCTACCCCAAGACCAACATCTCGATTCACGTGCTCTGGGGTAAACAGAAGCAGAACACGGTATTCGCGGTCGGAAAGTCGATCCTCGATCGCGGCTCGCGTACCGACATTGGCGAGCTGATGCTGACGTTCGGCGGCGGCGGGCACGTTGCCGCGGGCACCTGCCAGGTCGAGAACGACAAGGCGGCGGCCGTGCTGGACGAGCTCATCGAGCTGATCAACCAGGACGGTTGA
- a CDS encoding magnesium transporter encodes MEDQTPDERSLEERIDSGDVAAIQSLLEGLPPEDVSYELGRIGADDLARLMELLSSSDPELAATLMERLLDTQAATLISVMPPAAAAAIVEAMDSDDRADILSGIDDDRHTQEILALLDPSEAADLRRLVQYPPDTAGGLMITEYLAHPSTRTVAEVLDDLRTNAERYAEFDVQYLYVTQGSGELVGVLRLRDLVLTPGDRDIASIMIEDPARVQVTDRPQQLDAFFDDHAFFAAPVVDAAGGLVGVVRRAAVEAARAEKADRTLLAFGGIIGGEELRAMPFGPRVLRRLAFLCPNIALNLIAASVVAIYEPTIAAVTALAIFLPMLSDMSGCAGNQSVAVSIRELSLGVLKPTDVLRTLGKELGVGVVNGLVLGALLGAIAWVMRGGQWPLIGVVIGGAMAINSVVAVSIGGTVPLVLRRFGIDPALAASPILTTFTDLCGFFLTLRLATAILL; translated from the coding sequence ATGGAAGATCAGACGCCGGACGAGCGCAGCCTCGAGGAGCGCATCGACAGCGGTGACGTTGCAGCGATCCAGTCCCTCCTCGAGGGGCTGCCCCCCGAAGACGTCAGCTACGAGCTTGGGCGCATCGGGGCGGATGACCTGGCGCGTTTGATGGAGCTGCTCTCGTCATCGGATCCGGAGCTCGCCGCCACGCTGATGGAGCGCCTGCTCGACACCCAGGCGGCGACCCTGATCAGCGTGATGCCGCCGGCGGCGGCGGCGGCCATCGTCGAGGCGATGGACTCGGATGATCGCGCGGACATCCTGTCCGGGATCGACGACGACCGGCACACGCAGGAGATCCTCGCGCTGCTCGACCCAAGTGAGGCCGCGGATCTTCGCCGCTTGGTGCAGTACCCCCCGGACACCGCGGGTGGGCTCATGATCACCGAGTACCTGGCGCACCCGTCGACTCGCACCGTCGCTGAGGTGCTCGACGATCTGCGCACCAACGCCGAGCGGTATGCCGAGTTCGACGTGCAGTATCTGTACGTCACGCAGGGAAGCGGGGAGCTGGTGGGGGTGCTGCGCCTGCGCGACCTCGTTCTCACCCCCGGTGACCGGGACATTGCGTCGATCATGATCGAAGACCCGGCTCGGGTTCAGGTGACGGACAGACCCCAACAGCTGGACGCGTTCTTCGACGACCACGCGTTCTTCGCCGCGCCGGTGGTGGACGCCGCCGGTGGCCTGGTGGGGGTGGTGCGCCGCGCGGCGGTCGAGGCCGCGCGAGCCGAGAAGGCAGACCGTACCCTGCTCGCCTTCGGCGGTATCATCGGCGGCGAAGAGCTGAGAGCGATGCCGTTTGGCCCGCGTGTGCTGAGAAGGCTCGCGTTCTTGTGCCCGAACATCGCCCTGAATCTGATCGCCGCGAGTGTGGTGGCCATCTACGAGCCGACCATCGCGGCGGTGACCGCGCTGGCCATCTTCCTACCAATGCTCAGCGACATGAGCGGCTGCGCCGGCAATCAGTCGGTCGCCGTGAGCATCCGTGAGCTCTCGCTCGGTGTGCTCAAACCCACGGACGTGCTGCGGACCCTGGGCAAGGAGCTGGGCGTGGGCGTCGTCAACGGGCTCGTGCTCGGCGCGTTGCTCGGGGCCATCGCCTGGGTCATGCGCGGCGGGCAATGGCCGCTGATCGGTGTGGTGATCGGCGGAGCGATGGCGATCAACAGCGTGGTTGCCGTGTCAATCGGCGGGACCGTCCCGCTCGTGCTGCGGCGCTTCGGCATCGACCCGGCGCTGGCAGCGAGCCCGATCCTGACGACTTTCACCGACCTGTGCGGGTTCTTCCTCACGTTGCGGCTGGCCACGGCGATCTTGCTCTGA
- a CDS encoding carboxypeptidase regulatory-like domain-containing protein, translating into MPGKKCARAAGVALPVALVLLFGVHSASAQVSGVVRDAANQPLADAIVTLQASTTETKTDATGAYSLPSVTGTELNIVAAKRGFFYGYVTVTAPKTAADIVLQAIPTSTDPAYQPKAPESCGTCHDQQFTAWKDSPMGKAGSNTWVYDVYDGSATPGGMGGFVYTRDSVLAKKNPASECASCHEPETWWSKPYSPLDPYGAKTPAVTHGVSCEVCHKIADIDATKPNFPGLWPGVVTLAKPGGTAPEQILFGVLGDVTFEAANTMKAAYQPQLKAQVCAACHQDKNDPDEDGDFEEPNGVVSEPTYQEWLDSPYADPSHAKHATCVDCHMQPTNANQACSIQFPQLKRPPGDVRSHAFPGTTPEFLENAVTMTMQASKSDTSIDVDVTIDNDKTGHHVPTGVTIRNMILLVEAWRADDGKKLEYTGSEVIHDLGGVGDPAQGYFAGLPGKLYAKVNGDAAGKGPTFFTDATSILSDNRIPPLGKDTTHLSFAVPQDGGELHVRARLIYRRSWRALVDAKQWTQDGHGKPLADVAAPYFGHLMEEAEETFGLPAPCDAGACTDAGSTGGSGGGNTGGSDDDGGCGCRVGGSSAPALWFLGVGVGLLPLLRRRARRRPRS; encoded by the coding sequence GTGCCTGGAAAAAAATGCGCGCGCGCCGCGGGCGTAGCGCTGCCGGTCGCTCTGGTCCTGTTGTTCGGCGTGCACTCCGCCTCCGCGCAAGTCTCCGGTGTCGTGCGTGACGCCGCGAACCAACCGCTGGCCGACGCGATCGTCACGCTGCAGGCGAGCACCACGGAGACCAAGACCGACGCGACCGGCGCCTACTCGCTCCCAAGCGTGACCGGGACCGAGCTGAACATCGTCGCGGCCAAACGCGGCTTCTTCTACGGCTACGTGACCGTGACCGCTCCGAAGACTGCGGCGGACATCGTGCTCCAGGCCATCCCCACCAGCACCGATCCCGCGTATCAACCCAAGGCGCCCGAGAGCTGCGGAACGTGTCACGATCAGCAGTTCACGGCCTGGAAAGACTCGCCGATGGGCAAGGCCGGCTCGAACACCTGGGTGTACGACGTGTACGACGGCAGTGCGACTCCCGGCGGCATGGGCGGATTCGTCTACACACGCGACAGCGTGCTCGCCAAGAAGAACCCGGCAAGTGAGTGTGCGTCCTGCCACGAGCCCGAGACCTGGTGGAGCAAACCCTACTCGCCGCTCGACCCGTACGGCGCCAAGACCCCGGCGGTGACCCACGGCGTCTCGTGTGAGGTCTGCCACAAGATCGCCGACATCGACGCGACCAAGCCGAACTTTCCAGGTCTCTGGCCCGGGGTCGTCACCCTCGCAAAACCTGGCGGCACTGCCCCCGAGCAGATCCTGTTCGGGGTCTTGGGCGACGTGACATTCGAAGCGGCGAACACGATGAAGGCTGCCTATCAACCGCAGCTGAAGGCGCAGGTGTGCGCTGCCTGTCACCAGGACAAAAACGATCCCGATGAGGACGGAGACTTCGAGGAGCCCAACGGTGTCGTCAGTGAGCCGACGTATCAGGAGTGGCTCGACTCACCTTACGCCGATCCGAGCCACGCAAAACACGCGACCTGCGTCGACTGCCACATGCAGCCGACCAACGCGAACCAGGCCTGCTCCATCCAGTTCCCGCAGCTGAAACGCCCGCCGGGAGACGTGCGCTCCCACGCCTTCCCGGGCACGACGCCGGAGTTCCTGGAGAACGCGGTGACGATGACGATGCAGGCGTCGAAGTCGGACACGAGCATCGATGTCGACGTCACGATCGACAACGACAAGACCGGCCACCACGTGCCGACCGGAGTGACGATCCGCAACATGATCTTGCTCGTCGAGGCCTGGCGCGCCGATGACGGCAAGAAGCTCGAGTACACCGGCAGCGAGGTGATCCACGACCTCGGCGGCGTGGGCGATCCCGCGCAGGGCTACTTCGCCGGACTGCCGGGCAAGCTGTACGCGAAGGTCAACGGTGATGCGGCGGGCAAGGGACCGACCTTCTTCACCGACGCCACCAGCATCCTCTCGGACAACCGCATCCCGCCCCTGGGCAAGGACACGACCCACCTGAGCTTCGCCGTGCCACAGGATGGTGGTGAGCTGCACGTGCGTGCGCGCTTGATCTATCGACGTTCCTGGCGCGCGCTGGTCGATGCCAAACAGTGGACGCAGGATGGCCACGGCAAGCCGCTTGCAGACGTCGCGGCGCCGTATTTCGGCCACCTCATGGAGGAGGCCGAGGAGACGTTCGGGCTACCGGCGCCTTGCGACGCGGGCGCCTGTACCGACGCGGGCTCGACCGGCGGCTCGGGCGGGGGAAACACAGGCGGTTCGGACGACGACGGCGGGTGTGGCTGCAGGGTCGGCGGTTCGTCGGCCCCCGCGCTCTGGTTCCTCGGCGTGGGGGTCGGTCTGCTGCCGCTGCTCAGGCGCCGGGCCCGGCGGCGACCGCGGTCCTGA
- a CDS encoding BolA family transcriptional regulator yields MSSHPTDFQGSVTDALREAIERDIPDSKAEVSGGGGHYTLEVVSPAFAGKGLLESQRMVYAAITHLMKGDMAPVHAIDTLKTRTPPTK; encoded by the coding sequence ATGTCGTCCCATCCCACTGATTTTCAGGGCTCCGTCACCGACGCGCTGCGCGAGGCCATCGAGCGGGATATCCCGGACTCGAAGGCCGAGGTCAGCGGAGGCGGCGGCCACTACACGCTCGAGGTGGTCTCCCCCGCCTTTGCCGGCAAGGGGCTGCTCGAATCCCAGCGCATGGTCTACGCCGCCATCACACACCTGATGAAGGGCGACATGGCGCCAGTGCATGCCATCGACACACTGAAGACCCGCACGCCCCCGACGAAGTGA
- a CDS encoding phosphoenolpyruvate kinase produces the protein MKTSLGATDIAALVSPLSDAEQRFVQHFPGESGARQPVHTVYGGAHLFKSGTAKKLGDLGLRSLTAYAPDPFTLARALGFPGADSMPGGVAEAESLARTLRENPELGRRTHRHAAHAVVVYDRVKEKLAREPVEDFRIDFEDGYGNRPDAEEDGHAVQTAEETAKGMAEKVLPPFIGIRVKPLSTELRTRSIRTLDLYVTRLAELTGGKLPDNFVVTLPKVMMPEQVVALGGLFAALEKKTALAPGSLKMELMIEQTQAIIGGDGRASLPSLIDAGQGRVVSAHFGTYDYTASCSITAAHQSMTHLACDFAKHVMQVSLAGTGIWMSDGATTVMPISPHTQAKDGPPLSARQVAENLESVHRSWKLHFDQATHSLVGGFYQGWDLHPAQLVTRYAAVYAFFLGSLDAASERLRNFIDRAAQATLVGDLFDDAATGQGLLNYFLRAKNCGAITEDEARTLSGLSAEELASRSFAKILNGRRKHA, from the coding sequence ATGAAGACCTCCCTCGGCGCCACGGACATCGCAGCCCTCGTCTCCCCCCTCAGCGACGCGGAGCAGCGCTTCGTCCAGCACTTCCCGGGCGAATCCGGCGCCCGACAGCCGGTGCACACCGTCTACGGCGGGGCCCACCTGTTCAAGTCGGGCACTGCCAAGAAGCTCGGGGACCTGGGCCTGCGCTCTCTCACAGCTTACGCGCCCGACCCCTTCACACTCGCGCGTGCCCTGGGTTTCCCCGGCGCGGACTCGATGCCGGGCGGCGTCGCCGAGGCGGAGAGCTTGGCGCGTACGCTGCGCGAGAACCCCGAGCTCGGCCGGCGCACTCATCGTCACGCCGCCCACGCGGTGGTGGTCTACGATCGGGTGAAGGAAAAGCTCGCGCGTGAGCCCGTCGAAGATTTCCGGATCGACTTCGAGGACGGCTACGGCAATCGCCCGGACGCGGAAGAAGACGGCCACGCCGTTCAGACAGCGGAAGAGACCGCCAAGGGCATGGCGGAAAAAGTACTGCCGCCCTTCATCGGCATCCGAGTGAAACCGCTCTCGACGGAGCTCCGAACCCGCAGCATCCGGACGCTCGATCTGTACGTGACGCGCCTTGCGGAGCTGACGGGCGGCAAGCTTCCCGACAACTTCGTGGTCACGCTGCCCAAGGTGATGATGCCGGAGCAGGTCGTGGCGCTCGGCGGCCTGTTCGCCGCCCTGGAGAAGAAGACCGCGCTCGCGCCCGGCTCGCTGAAGATGGAGCTGATGATCGAACAGACGCAGGCCATCATCGGCGGCGACGGACGCGCAAGCCTACCGAGCCTCATCGACGCCGGTCAGGGTCGAGTCGTCTCGGCGCACTTCGGCACCTACGACTACACCGCCAGCTGCAGCATCACGGCCGCGCACCAGAGCATGACGCACTTGGCCTGCGATTTTGCCAAACACGTGATGCAGGTCTCCCTCGCCGGCACGGGGATCTGGATGAGTGATGGCGCGACCACCGTCATGCCCATCTCGCCCCACACACAGGCAAAAGACGGCCCGCCGCTCAGCGCCCGGCAGGTCGCGGAGAACCTCGAGAGTGTGCACCGATCGTGGAAGCTCCACTTCGACCAGGCCACTCACTCGCTGGTTGGCGGCTTCTATCAAGGCTGGGACCTGCACCCGGCGCAGCTCGTGACGCGCTACGCGGCAGTCTACGCGTTCTTCCTGGGCAGCCTCGATGCAGCCAGTGAGCGCCTGCGGAACTTCATCGACCGCGCAGCCCAGGCCACGCTGGTTGGAGATCTGTTCGACGATGCCGCAACGGGCCAAGGGCTCTTGAACTATTTCTTGCGCGCAAAAAACTGCGGCGCCATCACGGAAGACGAGGCGCGGACGCTGAGTGGGCTCTCGGCGGAAGAGCTCGCCTCGCGCTCGTTCGCCAAGATCCTGAACGGCCGCCGGAAGCACGCCTGA
- a CDS encoding phosphatidylglycerophosphatase A, with translation MDSALIARVVATWFGCGRSPVAPGTVGTLGALPLHLALRLLGPIPYATTVVLITALGTWAANREAERLGEEDPQSVVVDEVAGVLLGLLIARGAGVKAELLAVALFRLFDIWKPGPIDAIQHLEPKGVGIMADDILAGALAGVVARWVAR, from the coding sequence ATGGATTCGGCTCTGATTGCCCGTGTGGTTGCCACCTGGTTCGGCTGCGGGCGCTCGCCGGTCGCACCGGGCACCGTGGGGACGCTGGGCGCGCTGCCTCTGCACCTCGCGTTGCGCCTGCTCGGGCCCATCCCTTACGCAACGACCGTGGTCTTGATCACCGCGCTGGGCACCTGGGCCGCCAACCGCGAGGCCGAGCGCCTCGGCGAGGAAGATCCTCAGAGTGTCGTGGTCGACGAGGTGGCCGGCGTGCTCCTCGGGCTGCTCATCGCGCGGGGAGCGGGCGTCAAAGCCGAGCTGCTCGCCGTTGCTTTGTTTCGTTTGTTCGACATCTGGAAGCCAGGGCCCATCGACGCGATCCAGCACCTCGAGCCGAAGGGAGTGGGCATCATGGCCGACGACATCCTGGCCGGAGCTCTGGCGGGCGTCGTGGCGCGCTGGGTCGCGCGCTGA